The following DNA comes from Lynx canadensis isolate LIC74 chromosome C2, mLynCan4.pri.v2, whole genome shotgun sequence.
ttcctgCAAGGATCACTGCCCTTAAGGTTTTCTGTATTagtttttgtgtttggttttagGTTACCTTTGCTTTATGTGTCATATTCTATTCAACTCCCCTTTTGCACTTCCGTTTCTACCACTGTACCTCTTCCTCAAATAATCTTGTGAGATGTCTGAACACATTATATAATACTGTCTCAAATTCATTTGTTTCATGaattgtcattcattcatttagcagaTTTCTGTGGTACCTATTTTATGTGCCAAGCAGTAATCTAGTTGCTGTGATAACTTGCCTAACACATTACAGGGGAAGATAGGCCATGAACagatttataaataagaaaatttcagAACATGATAAGTattaggataaaaataaaataaaatagataactGCAAGTATGCCTGGGGGAAGAGGAAAGCAACATTAGAGTCATTAGGATAGGCCTCTCTGAGAGCTTGAAACCTGAATGAAGAAAAGGGGACAGCCGTGCAAAAAGGCCAAGCAAGAAGCATTCCAAGCAGAGAAAAAAGCAGTGCAAATActatgaaatctgaataaacttgATATGTTTGCAGACAGAAATAAAGTCAATATTTTGGGAGGAGAGTGAGCAAAAAAGGGCCAGTGCAGAAGAAAAGGTTGTAGAATAGGTGGGGTGAACTCATGAGAGCCCATGTAGGTCATGTTAAGACATTTAGATGtagtataaaatgctttttttatctttaatatatcTGTCTTAGCTTCTCAGAAAAAGTATAAACTTCTTGGGGGCATGTTAATACTCAGTGTTTTTATCCTCCAAGGTACTACTACCCTTTTTAGATATATGTATCAAAATAGAACATGGGGTAGAACTTAGAAGATTGGATTATGATCCCAGCTCTCTGTGAACTAGCTGTAGGTCATGTcatttcaatgtttctttatatGATCATTGAGGAGATTAGATAGCTGTGTTCTAGTGCTAAAATTTGATGTCTTCATAAACATATGTGAAAGAACATTGAAGACCTTTAAGTGCTATATGAATGTAAGATGTATATTATGAACACAGTAGGGTTATGGATAAATCAAGGCAAATTTATTACCCTAGAAGTCCCAAATTGTGCCACAGAAATAGCTGCTACTCTTCACATGCTCTGGCATCCTTCTCCTCTAAAGCCCTCCACTATTTATATACTTCATTCAGATTAACTATCATCACCTAGAACCATTCTGTCTTTTTCCCCACCATTCTGTCTTATATCACGTCTtctcttgccatttctttttgataaaataaGCCTTTTATCTTCCCaaaactattttgtttatttctttcctcttggaTTATATCATGCATCTCAAATAGCCTCACACACAAtcatgtctctgttttctcaaacACTCTACATAAATCATCTaaggatatttattttgtgactttcAGAAAAACTGTCTTCTCAGATTACTCTCCTGGAGGCTCAGAATAGAAgtggagaggcagatagagaagTCAGTGAGGTAAGTGATATGTTCTTAAAATAACCAGAATGTGAACTAGATCAAGAGAAGTTAGCTTCAAACCTAAACATTTCAGCAACTTTCTAATGTTGACAGAGAATTACATTATCTAGAAATGAGATCTATTTAAGAAAGTTATAATGGTTATTATTTCCCATTTGGTCtcatttatatcaaaatattggattttttttttttatttgtcctgaACCAGAATACAAGTATAGTAGCCATTTGTTTGGGATTTGATAATTCATTTCTCATACTGGGTTATTATTTATCTCAACTTCTTTGCCCATCTCGGAAAAGTTTCTCAGGAGATTAGATAAAATCTCTAGTTCCCCTCCACTAAATTGGCATAGTTTCATTTAGGATTATattaaaaagagtatttttgaaGAATGGTGCTTTTTATAACCTGAAAATTACTATAAGAATGTGTGATTCCtaaatattctgttgttttaagaagTCAGTGATAGAGTCATAAGTGGCCTTGAAGAATAATGTAACTTCTTAACAGAAGTGTCTGCTTAATTATATtagagttcttcagagaaacaaaatagggagtgtgtatatatgtagagagagagatttattttaagggaatTAGTTCATGCAATTGTGGGAGCTAGCAAATCCAAAATCTAGAGGGTAGGCCAGCAGGCTAGAGACTGAGGGAAGAATTACAGTTCGAGTCTAAAGGCAGTCAGGTGGCAGAATTCCCTCTGTTTGGAGgtggtcagtcttttttttttttttttggttaaggcctcaactgattagatgaggcccacttACATTGTGGAGGGTAATCAAAgcctactgatttaaatgtttatttcacctaaaaaataccttcacagacaCATGTAGAATAattctagaataatgtttgaccacgTATCTGGGTACTATGCTTTAGCAAAGTTGacaataaaattaaccattatacttatatttagtatttttttatggGACTGCTGATGTGCTGTTCACAAACTTggcaaaaagaaactaaaatttgaaagatataGCATTATATGGATATTGGCAGAGTAAAAATGAGTCGTGTTTGGCCAAGCAGGTGCTTAATGTTTTAAGATGCTTAGCAGTAGTATCTAGTGAAAACAAGATAACTTAGATCAAAAAAGAGGAACAGGTAAGAAAGATGgtaatttcttaagaaaaagaaaaacaggggctcctgggtggcacagtcagttaaacgtctgacttcagctcgggtcatgatctcacggtccgtgagtttgtgccccacgttgggctctgtgctgacacctcagagcctggagcctgctttggattctgtgtctccctctctctctgcccctccctgctcatgctctctctctctctgtctcaaaaataaataaaaacattaaaaaaaaaaaaaaaagaaaaagaaaaacagtaccagaagggagaacagaaaaacagagaacaagggaaaagaaaggggaaaaacacacacacacacacacaaagaaattgCAAAAGGAAGGGTGCCTAAGATAATCCTTTGGGGTAAGAGAAAGTGAGTAGAAAAGGTGCATAGAAAGTGTAAGCTCAGCTGAAAGGGAAAGGCTAGTATTAGCAGAAAAAGTAATGAGAGTggctggaaaaaaacaaagttctctGGTATAACATTGGGTATATATCTTAGGGATAACATTGATTTTTCACCTGAGCCAAAAAATTGATTGAACTTAGCAGATCTCATGGAGAGCAGCAGAGGGTGTGaccaagggaaggaagagagtgaGTGAAGTGGCAtgatggagaagaggaaacaagTATACTTAGGgcgagagagagaacaaaaaaggAATTATATTGAGGTCTTCTGGCAGAAAGTGATGTCTTGACTATATCAGGTCTTTAGTGTATATAGGGATGGATAAATAAGCATGTGAcctgaagaaattataaaaggagCTTTTTCCATGTGCTTAAATACTCTGTCCAGTGTTAATCTCCAGAAATTTGATTATGAATAATGCAGACAGCAgagaattttaaatgattaaaaataatgcttatgaaaaattataacctttcttgaaataataattttaaagtgatgaatattttttcttattcaatgGCTGAGAATGTTACCAACATAGTAGCTAATATTCATTGgatacttactgtgtgccagcttttgctagtaaatggcagagctaagATGTGAACTCAGTTGGATTGCAGAGCTTGTACTCTTGGCCACTACATTATTTGACAATCCTATGGGGATTTTTCCCCTCCTAtcaaattggaattttttttggggggaaaaaatggtgCTGTTGGCATAGGTGGAGATTTCATTGTGTACACTGTCTCCAAACTCAATTTAGTAAAGTTCTAATGAAATTTACCAGGAGATTCACTGATTGTGTTTCCTAGGAAGACAATTATAGAAACAATGTATATGGATTAAGCAGCCTAACACAGCTATCTTTGTAATAATAATGGTTAATATTTTGTCAGACAATTCTGTAATTTCATACCCATCCCTCAGTAGAACTTCTTTTTGGTTATTTGATTATGGTAGTTTATCTCAACCTACTTGTTTAATAATCCACTTATCTGGTGGTAATGGCTATCTTATGTAATATTTCCCATTTCAACGGATAGTTTAGGAAAAAGGATCTCATAACTTCCTTTTTGGTGTACCAAACAAAATTTAATgcatttcctgcttttctttttatttttaagcaattctcaagagaaacaaataggaattttaatccaaagaaaaagtttcccaaataCGGGATATCCAGAAAAGGAGTTCCAGGCTACTATACAGGTCTTATGAATATGGCTTGACCTCAATATAGGATTGACAGGGTACTCTCACACAGAGGTCCAGTTTGGGAAAtaataactgattttaaaagtatttagcaGCTTTATGGAAGGAGGTTTGGACTAGAGATTTTCAGGTTTTGAAAAATGCCTAAAATATGAGTTTTTAGTTAGGCTCTTTCTTATAAGACATCTGATTgaggcttttcctttcttttttaaaaaataggtcaaCATGGTTGATATTACCGGACTCAGCAAGAGTAGCTCTTCTGCTGAGGAGAGTGGACAGGATGTCTTAGACAACACATTTTCTCAGAAACATAAAGAACTGTCCGTTTTATTGCTGGAAATGAAAGAAGCTCAAGAAGAGATTGCATTTCTTAAGCTGCAGCTCCAGGGGAAAAAGGCCGAGGGGGACGCTGAGGTCCCTgaccagaaagaaatgaagcagaCAGAAAGTGAAGGAATACTTACAGTTAGCATGAAAGTATTGCCTGAAGATACAGGGCAACATTTTCCCCCAATGCCACATGAAGGGAGCAGTCTTCCaacacttgaaaaagaaaagcagatgagTACTAAACATCAAAATAGAACATCTgaagaaatatctttaaatgaCACTGAAATGGAATTAAAATCAACCAAACAGGATGATGTTGATAAATCCCTTTCTGCTGTACCAGGAATTTGTCAGTGTCACCAGGATGAATTGGAAAGGCTAAAAAGGCAAATTTTGGAGCTCGAGATAAGCTCTCATAAAGCAGAGGAAATCTATGAGGAAAATTTAGATGAGAAAGCTAAAGAAATCAGCAACCTAACCCAGTTGGTTGATGAGTTTAGGAAAAATGCCGAAAATACCAACAGTGCATTCACTGCTTTGTCTGAAGAAAGAGACCAACTTCTCTCTCAAGTGAAGGAACTTAGTGTGGTAATGGAACTGAGGGCTCAGGTACAACAACTGGAAGTGAGCCTTGCAGAAGCAGAAAGGCAAAGAAGACTTGACTATGAAAGTCAAACGACTCATCACAACTTGCTTACTGAACAGATCCACAGTCTCAGCATAGAAGCCAAATCTAAAGATGTGAAGATTGAAGTTTTGCAGAATGAACTCGATGGTTTGCAGCTTCAGTTTTCTGAGCAGAGTGCACTGATAAAAAGCCTGCAAAGCCagctggagaagaaggaaaatgaagttcTTGAAGGTGCAGAATGTGTAAGGAATATGTCAAATAAGATGGAAGAACTTTCTCAGGCTCTTTCACAGAAGGAACTTGAAATAGCAAAAATGGATCAACtcttattagagaaaaaaagagatgtggaAACCCTCCGACAAACCATCATAGAGAAGGATCAGCAAGTGACGGAAATCAGCTTCAGTATGACTGAGAAAATGGTTCAGCTTAATGAGGAGAAGTTTTCTCTTGGGGTTGAAATTAAGACTCTTAAAGAACAGTTGAACTTATTATCCAGGGCTGAAGAGGCAAAAAAAGAGCAGATAGAAGAAGATAAAGAAGTTGTTTCTGGCCTTAAACAGAATTATGATGAGCTGAACCCAGCAGGGCTCCTAAGTAAAGAAGAACTTCAGCATGAATTAGACCttgtaaagaaagaaagtgaacagagaaagagaaagctccAGGCAGCTCTTATTAACAGAAAGGAACTTCTACAGAGAGTGAGTAGATTAGAAGAGGAATTGGCCAAAGTGAAAAATGAATCTACGAAAGAGATCCCACTCAATgagagtgagaagagagaaatggaagaagacaaagaaagcaaagaagactCAGAAAAATGTGTGACTGCTAAGtgccaagaaatagaaatttctttaaaacagatAATATCTGAGAAAGAGGTGGAGCTAGAGCATGTAAGGAAGGATTTAGAAGAGAAGGTAGCAGCTGAAGAAGAGTTACAGGCTGTGATCCAACAGATGAATCAGAACCTGCAAGAGAAGACCAACAAAATAGATTTGCTGCAAGCAGAAATCATTGAAAACCAAGCAGTTATCCAAAAGTTAACCACAGGTAACAAGGATGTAGGTGATGGAGACTCAGCAGCACCTGTAAAAGAAACAGTGGCCATCAGTCCACCTGGTGTGGGCAGTGGAGAACACTGGAAACCAGAGCTGGAAGAAAAGATGCTggaccttgaaaaagaaaaggagcaacTTCAAAAGAAACTACAGGAGGTGTTAACCTCTCGAAAGGCGATTCTACAGAAggcacaagaaaaagaaagacatcttaGAGAGGAACTAAAGCAACAGAAGGATGATTATAATCACTTACGAGATCAATTtgatgagcagaggaaggaaaatgaggacATCGGAGACCAACTAAGACAACTCCAGATTCAAGTAAAGGAGTCTGTAGACAGAAAACTCCTGAGCATCGACCAGCAGGATCCAGGACCTCCAAATCAAAGTTTAAAAGAACCTTTATTCAAAGCCACAGAGCAGCAACCTGCTCAATCTGTTTCAGAGTCTGACTTGCTTTCTCCTAGAGATGCAGATGCTCTGCAGAGCAGTACTTCTGTTGTCCAGATTAAGAACCAGCTGAAAGAGATAGAGGCCCAGAAAGAGGAGTTGGAATTGAAGATTAGTTCTGTGACAAGTGAGCTTACTAAAAAATCAGAAGAGGTATTTCAGTTACAAGAGCAGATAAATAAACAGGATTTGGAAATCCGGAGCCTGAAGACAGCATCCCATGAGGCTGAAACCCATGCAGAAAGCCTGAGGCAGAAGTTGGAAAGCAGTCAGCTAGAAATTGCTGGATTAGAACATTTAAGAGAATTACAGCCTGAACTAGATGAATTGCAGAAACTCCTaagcaaaaaggaagaagaagttAGATACCTTTCTGGACAGCTTAATGAGAAAGAAGAGGCGCTTATGAAAGTACAGACAGAGATAATGGAACAAGAGGATTTAATCAAGGCTCTCCATACACAGCTGGAAATGCAAGCCAAAGAACATGATGAGAAGATAAAGCAGTTGCAGGTGGAACTTTGTGAAATGAAGCAAAAACCAGAGGAGACTGGGGAAGAAAGTAAAGCAAAGCAACAAATACAGAGGAAACTGCAAGCTGCTCTTATTTCCCGAAAAGAagcactaaaagaaaacaaaagtctccAAGAGGAATTGTCTTTGGCCAGAGAAACCATTGAACATCTCACTAAGTCTCTGGCAGATGTGGAAAGCCAAGTTTCtgctcaaaataaagaaaaagatacattCTTAGGAAAGTTAGCTCTTcttcaggaagaaagagacaagctcattacagaaatggacagatcttTAATGGAAAATCAAAGTCTCAATGGCTCTTGTGAAAGTCTGAAATTAGCTCTGGAGGATCTTACTGAAGACAAGAAAAACTTAGTGAAGGAAATTGAATCTTTGAAATGTTCTAAGATTGCAGAAAGCGCTGAGTGGCAAGAGAAACACAAAGAGTTACAAAAGGAGTATGAAATCCTTCTGCAGTCATATGAGAATGTTAGTAATGAGGCAGAAAGGATTCAGCATGTTGTGGAAACTGTGAGGCAAGAGAAGCAAGAACTGTATGGCAAGTTGAGAAGCACAGAAGCAAACAAGAAAGAGGTAGAAAAGCAATTACAGGAAGCTGAACGGGAaatggaggaaatgaaagaaaagatgagaaagtttGCTAAATCTAAACAACAGAAAATCCTAGAATTGGAAGAAGAGAATGACCGGCTTAGAGCAGAGGTACATTCTGGAGGAGGTACATCGAATGATGATGTGGAAGCACTTCTTTCTTCCAATTCCAACTTGAAAGAAGAACTGGAAAGGGTCAAAACAGAGTATAAAACCCTTTCTAAGGAGTTTGAGGCTTTAATGACTGAGAAGGACTCTCTATGTGAAGAGGTTCGAGATTTAAAGCATCAGGTTGAAGGTACTGTATCCAAACAAGGTAGCCTGGAGGCCACTGAGAAACCTGATAACCAAAGGGATATCTTTGAAGGGACAACACAGTCtgtcccaggtgattctaatgaaCAAAGCTCTCTGAACATGAGCACAAGGCCTGAATATTCAGAATCCGTTCCATCTGAGAACAGTGCCAAGAAGCCTGATGAAAATGAGAATGTCAGTTCACATGATGAAATTAATAACTGCCTGCAGCAGATTGATCAGCTCAAAGAAAAAATTGCTGAAttagaggaagagaagcagaaagaaagagaatttaacCAGACTTTAGAAAATGAGAGAAGTACCTTACAGAGTCAAATATCAGCAAAGGATGATGAACTAAAAATACTTCAGgaagaaataaccaaaataaaccTATCAAATAAGCAAATGCAAGAAGAACTTGCCAGAGTTACCAAGCTAAAGGAgacagcagaagaagagaaagatgattTGGAAGAGAGGCTTATGAATCAATTAGCAGAACTTAATGGAAGCATTGGGAATTACTATCAGGATGTTACAGATGCCCAAATAAAAAATGAGCTACTGGAATCTGAAATGCAGAACCTTAAAAAGTGTGTGAGTGaattggaagaagaaaaacagcagtTAGTCAAGGAGAAAACTAAGGTGGAATCAGAAATACGAAAggaatatttggagaaaatacAAGGTGCTCAGAAGGAACCTGGCAATAAAAGCCATGCAAAGGAACTTCAAGagctgttaaaagaaaaacaacaagaagTAAAGCAGCTGCAGAAGGACTGCATCAGGTATCAAGAGAAAATTAGTGCTCTGGAGAGAACTGTAAAGGCCCTAGAGTTTGTTCAAACAGAGTCCCAAAAAGATTTGGAAATAACCAAAGAAAATCTGGCTCAAGCCAATGAACACCGCAAGAAGGCAGAAACAGAATTGGCTAGCTTCAAAGTAGTGCTAGATGACACTCAAAGTGAAGCAGCAAGGGTCCTAGCAGATAATCTCAAGTTGAAAAAGGAACTTCAGTCCAACAAAGAATCAGTTAAAagccaaatgaaacaaaaagatgaagaTCTGGAGCGGAGACTGGAGCAGGTAGAAGAGAAACACCTGAAAGAGAAGAAGAACATGCAAGAGAAACTGGATGCTTTGCGTAGAGAGAAAGTCCACTTGGAAGAGACATTTGGAGAGGTTCAGATTACTTTGAACAAGAAAGACAAGGAAGTTAAGCAACTTCAGGAAAACCTTGATAGTACTGTGGCCCAGCTTGCAGCTTTCACTAAGAGCATGTCTTCCCTCCAGGATGATCGGGACAGGGTGATAGATGAAGCCAAGAAGTGGGAGAGGAAATTCAGTGATGCTattcaaacaaaagaagaagaaattagacTCAAAGAGGAGAATTGCAGTGTTCTAAAGGATCAGCTTAGGCAGATGTCCATCCACATGGAAGAATTGAAGATCAACATTTCCAGGTAAATGGATAAGTTTTATGCTCTTCTAAATGTAACTGAAGGCAAAGAAAGTCACTATTTAAACTATTTCTATTGCCTTTGATATTACAGGACTCATTTTGGCTTAGACTTCTCTAGAAGCTATATTctccctcacttcttttttttttttttttcagtgatttttgaCTAGTATTAAGGTGAAATATCCATGTTTGCTTCTCTTCCCATCTTTCTATTGAGagatttctttgatttctccctTTTCGTTTTCATTTCCACTATCTTTGTCTGGGTTTTTACTGTGGTACTCCCAAATGACTGCTTTAGCTTCCTAAATgatctcctcttttctcttccctataTTTGACATTCATTCATACTGCATATACCTGTTAGAGTTCTTTTCCTCTAACACCAATTTTATATCACTTTTCAAGCTCAGGAACTAACACTTGGTACTCCTCCACTTTTAATAGGATTTTTCTGCTCTGAGACAGGTTTCCTCATGGTCTGTCACACCAAGATAATTCCTTTAAGAAGCTAGACATTAGCTTGTCTGgagcaaagtaaaacaaaatagaaaatattgctTTCTAGAGTGTGCAAAGTCATGCCACTAAAATCAGCAACAATATTTGGGAGTTTATGACTGAAATACCCTTAGGTACAATATACCTTTAATACAGAGCACTCAATAGAACTAATATCTCTTCATTAAAAGGATGAGCACCTTGAATCATAAATATTGATTCATTTGTAGGTCTGAGTACTTGTTGTATGTGTTCCTTAGGCATCAGGTAGTTTTTCCTTGAAATCTGTAATTAATgacctcctctctttttttccaggcTTGAACATGATAAGCAAATTTGGGAATCCAAGGCCCAGACAGAGGTCCAGCTTCAACAAAAGGTCTGTGATACTCTGCAAGGGGAAAACAAAGAACTTTTGTCCCAGCTAGAAGAGACTCGGCATCTGTACCACAGTTCTCAGAATGAATTAGCTAAGTTGGAATCAGAACTTAAGATTCTCAGAGACCAGTCGACTGATTTAAataattctttagaaaaatgtaaggaaaagaaagagagtttGGAAGGGATCATAAAGCAGCAAGAGGCTGACATCCAGAATTGTAAGTTCAGTTATGAACAGCTAGAGACTGATCTTCAGGCCTCCAGACAACTGACTAGTAGGCTGCATGAAGAAATAAGCATGAAGGAGCAGAAGATTATAAGCCTGCTTTCTGCCAAGGAACAGGCAATCCAAGTAGCTGTTGCTGAACTACATCAGCaacataataaagaaattaaagaattggAAAACCTGTTgtcccaggaggaagaggagaatatTGTCTTGGAAGAGGAGAACAAAAAAGCTGTTGACAAAACCAACCAGCTTATGGAAACACTGAAAACCATCAAGAAGGAAAACTTGCAGCAGAAGGCTCAGTTGAATTCCTTCGTTAAATCCATGTCTTCTCTCCAGGATGACCGAGACCGCATAGTAGGTGACTACCAACAGCTGGAAGAGCGACATCTCTCTGTCATCTTGGAAAAAGATCAACTCATCCAAGAAGCTGCTGCTGAGAATAACAAGCTTAAAGAAGAAATTCGATGCTTGAGAAGTCATATGGATGATCTCAATTCTGAGAATGCCAAATTAGATGCAGAACTGATCCAGTATAGAGAAGACCTGAACCAAGTGATATCAAGAAAGGACTGCCAGCAAAAACAACTACTTGAAGCCCAACTTCAGCAGAATAAGGAGCTAAAAAGTGAATGTGCTAA
Coding sequences within:
- the GOLGB1 gene encoding golgin subfamily B member 1 isoform X1, with protein sequence MLSRLSGLANVVLHELSGDDTDQNMRASLDPALPQESDMEFNNRTQEDVLERLAYAEQLVVELKEIVRQKDIQLQQKDEVLQEERKAADNKIKKLKLHAKAKLTSLNKHIEEMKAQGGTVLPTEPQSEEQLSKHDKSSTEEEMEVEKIKHKLQEKEELISCLQAQLTQAQAEQTTQRSTEVEEFLIMKQQLQEKEELISTLRAQLSQTQAEQAAQLSSMQQVVREKDARFETQVRLHEDELLQLVTQADVETEMQQKLRVLQRKLEEHEEALLGRAQVVDLLQQELTAAEEKNQILSQQLQQMEAEHNTLRNTVETERQESKILMEKMQLEVTERKLSFHNLQEEMHHLLEQLEQAGQAQAELQSRYSALEQKHKAEMEEKISHISSLQKTEQELHSACNALKEENSKLLQDKSEQAVHSAQAIQQLEEQVKFLSRPTLQQHEAASQTSLPDVYTEDTQVVTEENIAFLQKKVVELENEKRALLLSSIELEELKAENEKLSSQITLLEAQNRSGEADREVSEVNMVDITGLSKSSSSAEESGQDVLDNTFSQKHKELSVLLLEMKEAQEEIAFLKLQLQGKKAEGDAEVPDQKEMKQTESEGILTVSMKVLPEDTGQHFPPMPHEGSSLPTLEKEKQMSTKHQNRTSEEISLNDTEMELKSTKQDDVDKSLSAVPGICQCHQDELERLKRQILELEISSHKAEEIYEENLDEKAKEISNLTQLVDEFRKNAENTNSAFTALSEERDQLLSQVKELSVVMELRAQVQQLEVSLAEAERQRRLDYESQTTHHNLLTEQIHSLSIEAKSKDVKIEVLQNELDGLQLQFSEQSALIKSLQSQLEKKENEVLEGAECVRNMSNKMEELSQALSQKELEIAKMDQLLLEKKRDVETLRQTIIEKDQQVTEISFSMTEKMVQLNEEKFSLGVEIKTLKEQLNLLSRAEEAKKEQIEEDKEVVSGLKQNYDELNPAGLLSKEELQHELDLVKKESEQRKRKLQAALINRKELLQRVSRLEEELAKVKNESTKEIPLNESEKREMEEDKESKEDSEKCVTAKCQEIEISLKQIISEKEVELEHVRKDLEEKVAAEEELQAVIQQMNQNLQEKTNKIDLLQAEIIENQAVIQKLTTGNKDVGDGDSAAPVKETVAISPPGVGSGEHWKPELEEKMLDLEKEKEQLQKKLQEVLTSRKAILQKAQEKERHLREELKQQKDDYNHLRDQFDEQRKENEDIGDQLRQLQIQVKESVDRKLLSIDQQDPGPPNQSLKEPLFKATEQQPAQSVSESDLLSPRDADALQSSTSVVQIKNQLKEIEAQKEELELKISSVTSELTKKSEEVFQLQEQINKQDLEIRSLKTASHEAETHAESLRQKLESSQLEIAGLEHLRELQPELDELQKLLSKKEEEVRYLSGQLNEKEEALMKVQTEIMEQEDLIKALHTQLEMQAKEHDEKIKQLQVELCEMKQKPEETGEESKAKQQIQRKLQAALISRKEALKENKSLQEELSLARETIEHLTKSLADVESQVSAQNKEKDTFLGKLALLQEERDKLITEMDRSLMENQSLNGSCESLKLALEDLTEDKKNLVKEIESLKCSKIAESAEWQEKHKELQKEYEILLQSYENVSNEAERIQHVVETVRQEKQELYGKLRSTEANKKEVEKQLQEAEREMEEMKEKMRKFAKSKQQKILELEEENDRLRAEVHSGGGTSNDDVEALLSSNSNLKEELERVKTEYKTLSKEFEALMTEKDSLCEEVRDLKHQVEGTVSKQGSLEATEKPDNQRDIFEGTTQSVPGDSNEQSSLNMSTRPEYSESVPSENSAKKPDENENVSSHDEINNCLQQIDQLKEKIAELEEEKQKEREFNQTLENERSTLQSQISAKDDELKILQEEITKINLSNKQMQEELARVTKLKETAEEEKDDLEERLMNQLAELNGSIGNYYQDVTDAQIKNELLESEMQNLKKCVSELEEEKQQLVKEKTKVESEIRKEYLEKIQGAQKEPGNKSHAKELQELLKEKQQEVKQLQKDCIRYQEKISALERTVKALEFVQTESQKDLEITKENLAQANEHRKKAETELASFKVVLDDTQSEAARVLADNLKLKKELQSNKESVKSQMKQKDEDLERRLEQVEEKHLKEKKNMQEKLDALRREKVHLEETFGEVQITLNKKDKEVKQLQENLDSTVAQLAAFTKSMSSLQDDRDRVIDEAKKWERKFSDAIQTKEEEIRLKEENCSVLKDQLRQMSIHMEELKINISRLEHDKQIWESKAQTEVQLQQKVCDTLQGENKELLSQLEETRHLYHSSQNELAKLESELKILRDQSTDLNNSLEKCKEKKESLEGIIKQQEADIQNCKFSYEQLETDLQASRQLTSRLHEEISMKEQKIISLLSAKEQAIQVAVAELHQQHNKEIKELENLLSQEEEENIVLEEENKKAVDKTNQLMETLKTIKKENLQQKAQLNSFVKSMSSLQDDRDRIVGDYQQLEERHLSVILEKDQLIQEAAAENNKLKEEIRCLRSHMDDLNSENAKLDAELIQYREDLNQVISRKDCQQKQLLEAQLQQNKELKSECAKLEGKLKESEEAKEDLRRSSLALEEEKQSLSREIESLNASISQLKKQLTALQEEGTLGIFQAQLKVKEEEVQKLSTTLSSSQKRITELEKELICVQKEAAKKVGEIEDKLKKELKHLHHDAGIMRNETETAEERVAELARDLVEMEQKLLMVTKENKDLTAQIQSFGRSMNSLQNSRDHANEELDELKRKYEASLEELAQLREEQGLLSRERDALVSKAALSANSTEDSSLPHLEKLNQQLLSKDEQLLHLSSQLEDSYSQVQSFSKAMASLQNERDHLLNELQKFRKLEEGKQRSVAQPVTSLAEVQSLKKAMSSLQNDRDRLLKELKNLQQQYLQINQEITELRPLKAQLQEYQDKTKNFQIMQEELRQENLSWQHELHQLRVEKSSWETQEKRMKEQYLMAISDKDQQLSHLQNLIRELRSPSSPTEALKVQYQRQASPETLASLDGSQNLVYETELLRTQLNDSLKEIHQKELRIQQLNSKFSQLLEEKNTLSIQLGDTSQSLRENQQHYTDLFNHCAVLEKQVQELQAGPLNIDVAPGAPQEKNGAHRKSDPEELREPQLSFSEAQQQLCNTKREMSELRKLLEEERDQRVAAETALSVAEEQIRRLEHSEWDSARSPIIGSCGTQEQALLIDLTSSSCRRTRSGAGWKRVLRSLCHSRTRVPLLAAIYFLMVHVLLILCFTGHL